In Gigantopelta aegis isolate Gae_Host chromosome 14, Gae_host_genome, whole genome shotgun sequence, the following proteins share a genomic window:
- the LOC121389433 gene encoding E3 ubiquitin-protein ligase TRIM56-like, with protein sequence MATGSNISSDTCSICTEHFNQPKLLPCFHTFCLECLQQFVSSSSKDGQFLCPLCRYQVTLPEVGVTGFQTNFYIEARAEKQGHSGGECCGVCEQRATHSCRECEIMLCDTCTKGHRIVPVSRSHLLINLSDSSTEKTFLSKQTFCEKHKDEKLRFYCLPCSKMICRDCKHTNHEGHKTKDIADVVEEARTSLTKTKVELEMFKAKIEKSIGNINENSTNMSKHIKDVKEEINKLADSLVVMINKARRIEIDRVTDIDKTHEKKYSDEQCRLTQRKCFLQSQIDRTDAMLKDGLECDVLTADSEMKQRLAEIQKEQQLDSDFDSKSLNISDIPPVTPGVLDVVRCAVRNVMTHVFPISRKPTSLKVLETFFDAGSTVHSICLTKSLNILSVQGKDCHVCLFKESLSPILTFRVSLDKVISEGVHGVIEKHNKDNPDNKIPADDYTNLKKPFPYKDTNNNGDTCWVIKEHNWVGIQTASGDIRTLTFNPFAEPGQEFRPLDVCWGNNQEVYIVDGETHMIIVYSLQGGFQNSIITTNEMYDLTPTAVAMNTNGNLVVGDAYGVISIYRID encoded by the coding sequence ATGGCGACAGGCTCGAACATCAGCTCCGACACTTGCAGTATTTGTACTGAACATTTTAACCAGCCAAAACTTCTGCCATGTTTCCACACGTTCTGTCTGGAATGTCTACAACAGTTTGTGTCGTCATCGTCCAAGGACGGTCAGTTCCTGTGTCCTCTGTGTCGGTATCAAGTGACCTTACCTGAGGTGGGAGTGACGGGCTTTCAGACTAACTTCTATATTGAGGCCAGGGCGGAGAAGCAAGGCCACAGTGGAGGTGAGTGTTGTGGGGTGTGTGAGCAGCGTGCGACTCACTCGTGTCGTGAGTGTGAAATCATGCTGTGTGACACGTGCACAAAAGGTCATCGAATTGTTCCAGTCTCGCGATCTCACCTGTTAATAAATCTGAGTGATTCCAGtacagaaaaaacatttttgtcaaaGCAAACATTTTGCGAAAAACACAAGGACGAAAAGctgagattttattgtttacccTGCAGTAAGATGATTTGTCGAGATTGTAAACATACAAACCATGAAGGTCATAAGACAAAAGATATCGCCGATGTTGTTGAAGAAGCTCGAACCAGCCTGACCAAAACGAAAGTAGAACTAGAAATGTTCAAAGCAAAAATAGAAAAATCAATTGgtaatattaatgaaaatagcACTAATATGTCTAAACACATAAAGGATGTTAAAGAAGAAATAAACAAGCTTGCTGATTCATTGGTTGTCATGATAAACAAGGCACGTCGTATAGAGATAGACAGAGTGACAGACATAGACAAAACACACGAAAAGAAATATTCCGATGAACAATGTAGATTAACACAAAGAAAATGTTTCCTACAGAGTCAGATTGATCGCACGGACGCCATGTTGAAAGATGGACTTGAGTGTGATGTATTGACAGCTGACAGCGAGATGAAGCAACGACTCGCAGAAATACAGAAGGAACAGCAGCTTGACTCAGATTTTGATTCTAAATCTTTGAATATTTCTGACATTCCGCCAGTGACTCCAGGTGTGCTGGATGTTGTCAGGTGTGCAGTCCGTAACGTCATGACTCATGTTTTTCCAATTTCAAGAAAACCTACATCACTAAAGGTGTTGGAAACATTCTTTGATGCAGGGTCTACAGTGCATTCTATATGTTTGACGAAAAGTCTAAACATTCTGAGTGTGCAAGGCAAAGATTGTCATGTTTGTCTATTTAAAGAATCGCTTTCCCCAATATTAACATTCAGAGTTAGTCTGGATAAGGTGATCAGTGAAGGAGTTCATGGTGTGATAGAGAAACACAACAAAGACAACCCAGACAACAAAATACCTGCAGATGATTACACAAACCTGAAGAAACCGTTTCCGTACAAGGACACTAATAACAATGGTGACACGTGCTGGGTTATCAAGGAGCATAACTGGGTTGGTATTCAAACTGCCAGCGGAGATATCCGAACATTGACCTTCAACCCATTTGCTGAACCCGGACAAGAGTTCAGACCTTTAGATGTGTGCTGGGGAAACAATCAGGAAGTATATATTGTGGATGGTGAAACACATATGATTATTGTGTATAGTCTTCAAGGTGGATTTCAGAATTCAATTATAACAACCAACGAAATGTATGATCTTACTCCCACAGCTGTAGCTATGAACACAAATGGAAACCTTGTGGTTGGTGACGCATACGGCGTGATTAGTATTTACAGAATAGACTGA